Genomic window (Streptomyces sp. RerS4):
TGCTCGTGCTGGACGAACCCACCTCCAGCCTGGATCGCGAGGAGGTCGCCCAGCTCTTCACCCTGGTACGCCGCCTGCGGGACCGCGGTGTGGCCATCCTGTTCGTCACGCACTTCCTCGACCAGGTATTCGACCTCTGTGACCGCGTCACCATCCTGCGCAACGGCCGCCTGGAGGGCGAGTACCCCATCGGCGAACTCACTCCGGTGACCCTCGTGCAGCGCATGATCGGCGGCGAACTGGCCACCCTCGACCAGCTGTCCGGCCGGGCCCAGGAGGAAGCGGCCGAACGGGCGGCCGGAGAGCCGTTCCTGCGGGCACGGCAACTGACCCGGCTCGGCTCGATCGAACCGTACGACCTCGACATCCATGCCGGCGAGGTCATCGGACTGGCCGGGCTCCTGGGCTCGGGCCGCACCGAGGTGGCGCGCCTCCTGTTCGGCGCGGACAGCGCGGACGCCGGAGAGGTGAGCATCGAGGGCGAGAAGGTACTCCTGCGCACCCCCCGCCACGCCATCGCCCGGGGCATCGCGTTCTGCTCCGAGAACCGCAAGTCCGAGGGACTGGTGGGCGAACTCACGGTCCGGGAGAACATCATCCTCGCCCTGCAGGCCACCCGCGGCTGGACCAGGCCGCTGGCCCGCGCGAAACAGGACGAACTGGCACGGCACTGGATCGAAGCCCTGGACATCCGTCCCGCCGACCCCGAAGCGCAGGTACGCCACCTCAGCGGAGGCAACCAGCAGAAAGTCCTCCTCGCGCGGTGGCTGCTGACCGCACCCCGGCTCCTGATCCTCGACGAACCCACCCGGGGCATCGACATCGGAGCCAAGGCGGAGATCCAGAAACTCGTGGCCCGCCTGGCGGGCGAAGGCACCGCCGTGCTGTTCATCTCGGCGGAACTCGAAGAGGTCCTGCGCCTGAGCCACCACATCGCCGTGCTCCGTGACCACCGCATGGTCGCCACCCTCAAGAACGACGAAAGCGTCACGCCCGAACGCATCCTCACGACCATCGCCACCGGAGCGGACTCATGACCACCCAGCCCGCCACGTCCGAGGCGGCCGGCGGAACCGCGAGACGACTGGCCGGCCACCGCCTGCTGTGGCCGGCGCTCATCCTGCTCGCCCTACTCCTCGGCAACCTCGTCTTCCAGCACGACTTCTTCTCCGTCCGGGTACGCGACGGCCACCTCTACGGCAGCCTCATCGACATCCTCCAGTTCGGGGCGCCCCTCATCCTGGTGGCGCTCGGCATGACCCTCGTCATCGCCACCCGCGGCATCGACCTCTCGGTGGGTTCCACCGTCGCCATCGCCGGCGCCCTCGCCTGCGCGCACATCTCCACCGCCGCGGATCCCGGCAGCGTCACCACCATGCTCACGGCCGTCGCCCTCGCGCTCGGCGTCGCCCTCGTACTGGGCCTCGCCAACGGCTTCCTGGTGTCCGGACTGGGCGTGCAGCCCATCGTGGCCACCTTGATCCTCATGGTCGCGGGCCGAGGCGTGGCACAGCTGATCACCGACGGCCAGATCATCACGGTGACCAGCGCCCCCTACAAGATGATCGGCGGCGGCTACTGGCTGACCTTCCCGTTCGCCGTCCTCCTGGCGGCCGCCCTCGTCGCGCTCACCGCGTTCCTCACCCGCCGCAGCGCACTCGGCATGCTGATCGAGTCCGTAGGCGGCAACCCCGCCGCCAGCCGCCTGGTCGGCATCCGCGCCGGCGGTCTGCTCGCCTTGGTCTACGTGTTCAGCGCGCTGTGCGCCGCCGTCGCCGGGCTGATGATCAGTTCCAACGTCTCCAGCGCCGACGGCAACAACGCGGGCCTGTGGATCGAACTCGACGCGATCCTCGCCGTCGTCGTCGGAGGCACCGCCCTGACCGGCGGACGCTTCTCCCTCGGCGGCACCGTGCTGGGCGCCCTGATCATCCAAACCCTGTCCACCACCGTCTACACCCTCGGCGTCCCGCCCGAGACCACCCTCGTCTTCAAGGCCTTCGTCGTCATCGTCGTCTGCCTCGTGCAGTCCCCGGTCTTCCGGGCCAAGGTCCTGCGCCGCCGCAGGACCACCCCTCCCCGATCGCACACCGCGGCGGCCCCCGCCCAGCAGCAGGAGGTACGCGCATGAGTACCGGCATCGCGAGCGCCGCCGCGCGACTCACCCGTCCCTTCGCGACCGTCTCCCCGCGCACCCGCACTCGCATCCCACTGATCGTCACGGCCGTCCTGCTGGCCGTCATGTTCAGCGTCGGATCGATGCGCTACGAGGGCTTCCTCTCCGCGCAGGTCGTGCTGAACCTGCTGATCGACAACGGATTCCTCCTGGTCGTCGCGGTCGGCGCGACCTTCGTCATCCTCACCGGCGGCATCGATCTGTCCGTCGGCTCCATGGTGGCCCTGTCCACCATGCTCACCGCCTGGCTGGTCGAATCGCACGGATGGCCCCTGGCCACCGTCATTCCACTGGTCCTGCTGGTCGGCGCCGCGAGCGGGGCGCTCATGGGCTGGATCATCCACACCTTCGAGATCCAGCCGTTCATCGTCACGCTGGCCGGCATGTTCCTCGCCCGCGGGCTCTGCTACACGATCAGCACCGAATCCATCACGATCAGCGACCCCACCACGACGGGCATCGCGCAGACCCGGCTGTACGGCCCGGGGGGCCTGTTCGTCTCGATCCCGGTGGTCATCGCCCTGGCCGTGCTGGTGATCGCCTTCGTCGTACTGCACCACACGCGCTTCGGCCGCAACGTGTACGCGCTGGGCGGCAACGAGTCCTCCGCACGCCTGATGGGCCTTCCGGTGGGCTCCACCAAGATCGCCGTGTACGCCGTCAGCGGTCTGTGCTCCGCACTCGGCGGCCTGCTGCTGACCTTCTACATGCTCTCCGGCTACGCCCTCCACGCCATGGGCATGGAACTCGACGCGATCGCCGCCACCGTGATCGGCGGCACGCTGCTGACGGGCGGCTCCGGCTTCGTCCTGGGCACCGCCCTCGGCGTGCTCGTCCTCGGCATGATCCAGACGGTCGTCAACTTCCAGGGCACGCTCAGCTCCTGGTGGACCCGGATCGTCATCGGCGCCCTGCTGCTCGTGTTCATCGTGCTGCAACGCCTGATGAGCGGACGCCGCCCCGCCGCCGACTGACTCCGAGCTTCCCGGCACGCCCTCCGACGGACCGACTTCCAGGGAACACCGCCATGGAACACGCATATGAATCCACCCACCAGGCCGCCGAGCCCGCGCAGACCGCCGCCTGTCCGCGGGCGGGCCGTCCCCTGCGCCTGGCCGGTGAAGGAACGGGGGAGAGGTGGCGTTTCGGATTCCCCGGCCGGGCCCGCGCGGAGGTGAACACGCACGGCGCCCGCCTCCATTCCCTGACTCTGCCGGACCGCTGGGGCCACATCGCCGATGTGGTGCTCGCCGCCCGCGACCCCGCCGCCGTCGAGGGCCCCGCACGCTACTTCGGTGCCACGGTGGGCCGTTACGCCAACCGCATCGCGGGCGGCCGGCTCGTCGTCGACGGCGTCACCCACCGGCTCGCCACCCAGGAGACCGGGCACACGCTGCACGGCGGTCCCGACGGGTTCGACCAGCGCGTGTGGCGGTGCGAACCCTTCCACTCCGCGCACCGCACCGGTGTCCGCCTGTTCCTGCACAGCCCCGACGGTGATCAGGGATTCCCCGGTGCCCTCGACGTCCGCGTCACCTACACGCTGGACCGGGACGACAACCTGACCCTGTCGTACCAGGCGGTCGCCGACGCGCCGACGATTCTCAACCTCACCAACCACGCCTACTGGAACCTCGAAGGAGAGGGGCGTGGAAACGTGCTGTCCCATCACCTCCAGGTAGAGGCCCCCCTCTACACCCCCGTTGACGCCGAGCTGATCCCTGACGGCCCTCACCGCTCGGTCAGCGGCACGCCGTTCGACCTCCGCCGGCCCCGGCGGCTCTCCGACGTCCTGACCCATACGGACGCGCAACTGGCTCTCGCCGGCGGCGGCTTCGACCACAACTGGGTCCTCGACGGCGCCCGGCGAGCCACTCCTCGGAAAGCCGCCGTACTGTACGCACCCGCATCCGGGCGCCGTATGGAGGTGCGCACCACGGAACCGG
Coding sequences:
- a CDS encoding sugar ABC transporter ATP-binding protein, which gives rise to MASPSTPRPTDAGDPRPVLEAQGIRKQFPGVLALDGVALRLFPGEVHALMGENGAGKSTLIKVLTGVHPADGGTILVDGRAHAFADPLQAQQAGISTVYQEVNLCPNISVAENILIGREPRRFGLIHWSAMRQRAARLLTELDLDLDVTGLLGSHSLAVQQLIAIVRAVDVSAKVLVLDEPTSSLDREEVAQLFTLVRRLRDRGVAILFVTHFLDQVFDLCDRVTILRNGRLEGEYPIGELTPVTLVQRMIGGELATLDQLSGRAQEEAAERAAGEPFLRARQLTRLGSIEPYDLDIHAGEVIGLAGLLGSGRTEVARLLFGADSADAGEVSIEGEKVLLRTPRHAIARGIAFCSENRKSEGLVGELTVRENIILALQATRGWTRPLARAKQDELARHWIEALDIRPADPEAQVRHLSGGNQQKVLLARWLLTAPRLLILDEPTRGIDIGAKAEIQKLVARLAGEGTAVLFISAELEEVLRLSHHIAVLRDHRMVATLKNDESVTPERILTTIATGADS
- a CDS encoding ABC transporter permease, producing the protein MTTQPATSEAAGGTARRLAGHRLLWPALILLALLLGNLVFQHDFFSVRVRDGHLYGSLIDILQFGAPLILVALGMTLVIATRGIDLSVGSTVAIAGALACAHISTAADPGSVTTMLTAVALALGVALVLGLANGFLVSGLGVQPIVATLILMVAGRGVAQLITDGQIITVTSAPYKMIGGGYWLTFPFAVLLAAALVALTAFLTRRSALGMLIESVGGNPAASRLVGIRAGGLLALVYVFSALCAAVAGLMISSNVSSADGNNAGLWIELDAILAVVVGGTALTGGRFSLGGTVLGALIIQTLSTTVYTLGVPPETTLVFKAFVVIVVCLVQSPVFRAKVLRRRRTTPPRSHTAAAPAQQQEVRA
- the yjfF gene encoding galactofuranose ABC transporter, permease protein YjfF; this encodes MSTGIASAAARLTRPFATVSPRTRTRIPLIVTAVLLAVMFSVGSMRYEGFLSAQVVLNLLIDNGFLLVVAVGATFVILTGGIDLSVGSMVALSTMLTAWLVESHGWPLATVIPLVLLVGAASGALMGWIIHTFEIQPFIVTLAGMFLARGLCYTISTESITISDPTTTGIAQTRLYGPGGLFVSIPVVIALAVLVIAFVVLHHTRFGRNVYALGGNESSARLMGLPVGSTKIAVYAVSGLCSALGGLLLTFYMLSGYALHAMGMELDAIAATVIGGTLLTGGSGFVLGTALGVLVLGMIQTVVNFQGTLSSWWTRIVIGALLLVFIVLQRLMSGRRPAAD
- a CDS encoding aldose epimerase family protein translates to MEHAYESTHQAAEPAQTAACPRAGRPLRLAGEGTGERWRFGFPGRARAEVNTHGARLHSLTLPDRWGHIADVVLAARDPAAVEGPARYFGATVGRYANRIAGGRLVVDGVTHRLATQETGHTLHGGPDGFDQRVWRCEPFHSAHRTGVRLFLHSPDGDQGFPGALDVRVTYTLDRDDNLTLSYQAVADAPTILNLTNHAYWNLEGEGRGNVLSHHLQVEAPLYTPVDAELIPDGPHRSVSGTPFDLRRPRRLSDVLTHTDAQLALAGGGFDHNWVLDGARRATPRKAAVLYAPASGRRMEVRTTEPGIQVYTAQGLTGDITGKGGGPYRAYAGVALETQHFPDSPNRPDYPTVLLRPGELYRSTTIHSFTTATA